From Candidatus Amoebophilus asiaticus 5a2, the proteins below share one genomic window:
- a CDS encoding ribose-phosphate diphosphokinase: protein MLSPSVFFFAGTASQELGKSIAELANKLLGKWELQRFSDGEIRPILQENINGAMVVLIQSTYTPVDHLMELLLMIDAARNAGARKVVVVLPYLGYMRQDKVHQAGESYGAALVTKLLFAAGADQLIICEPHTSNLHLYFSGIIKEVSSYEIFKRYLETLQLKNVCFVAPDAGALAAARLYAQFFNANLVACHKIRQAPNKVASIQVTGTVKNTHAIIIDDIIDTGHTLYAVAQELRSQGAYSVYALCTHPIFSGYAYDYLLSSVLDKIIVTNTIPIKKQHVKIKVLDIATCILPFIEKVVLED from the coding sequence ATGTTATCTCCTTCTGTATTCTTTTTTGCTGGTACCGCTTCACAAGAATTAGGAAAAAGTATTGCCGAGCTGGCCAATAAATTGCTAGGGAAATGGGAGCTTCAAAGATTTAGTGATGGTGAGATACGGCCAATTTTACAGGAAAATATAAACGGTGCTATGGTAGTACTTATTCAATCTACCTACACACCGGTGGATCATTTAATGGAGCTATTGCTTATGATTGATGCTGCTAGAAATGCTGGAGCTCGTAAAGTAGTTGTTGTATTACCTTATCTAGGCTATATGCGACAGGACAAAGTCCACCAAGCCGGAGAGTCATATGGAGCTGCGCTTGTAACTAAGTTGCTATTTGCTGCTGGTGCAGATCAGTTAATTATTTGTGAACCACATACTAGCAATCTACACTTGTATTTTAGCGGTATTATTAAAGAAGTCTCGAGCTATGAAATATTTAAGCGCTATTTAGAGACATTACAATTAAAAAATGTGTGTTTTGTAGCGCCTGATGCAGGGGCTCTAGCAGCTGCTAGGTTATATGCTCAATTCTTCAATGCCAACCTAGTGGCTTGTCATAAAATCAGACAAGCACCTAATAAAGTAGCATCCATACAGGTTACAGGCACAGTAAAAAATACACATGCCATTATAATAGATGATATAATAGATACGGGACATACACTATATGCTGTAGCACAAGAACTCAGAAGTCAGGGTGCTTATTCAGTGTATGCTTTATGCACACATCCTATCTTTTCTGGCTATGCTTATGATTATCTGCTCAGTTCAGTATTAGACAAGATAATAGTTACTAATACTATACCTATCAAAAAACAACATGTTAAAATAAAAGTATTGGATATAGCAACTTGTATCCTGCCATTTATTGAAAAAGTAGTACTAGAGGATTGA
- a CDS encoding lipase family alpha/beta hydrolase: MSLTLNSCDLFGSGSPRGPRKQVRSAAASDAKKIIVILNGLWQNSETYNVTILNLVAAFEAEGLMVEVRSLVEVATSKKTIDQQAREAFEELKQQLAGDKYEIILVGHSQGGLRGSRILTLNKREGSPLDIRGLVTLGTPWEGAPGAAITKSSIQSFLNKKPVTYLFEGVNHVHPIDEAFSINAISNVFDRYFPTHDPGVRDMVPKSEFLQTTAASLFNNDIPILSVAGVNAEAKSFFYYDAGNANYMRYIQKIPPIVFNSLYARILAGGWYSKHDMLVPLDSQLAKNISKSNTFETYTVKGAIHDLLPGMKIPPDKVIYNHIETIRCIVEFTKHNCAFGVI, translated from the coding sequence ATGTCCTTAACACTAAACTCTTGTGATTTATTTGGTTCTGGCTCACCTAGAGGGCCAAGGAAACAAGTACGATCAGCAGCGGCATCAGATGCCAAAAAAATTATTGTTATACTAAATGGACTTTGGCAAAATTCAGAAACATATAACGTTACTATACTAAATTTAGTGGCTGCCTTTGAAGCAGAAGGATTAATGGTAGAGGTAAGGAGTTTAGTAGAGGTAGCAACAAGCAAGAAAACTATTGATCAGCAAGCAAGAGAAGCGTTTGAAGAATTAAAGCAACAGTTAGCCGGAGATAAGTATGAAATTATATTGGTAGGCCATAGTCAAGGTGGGTTAAGAGGTTCTAGAATTTTAACTTTAAATAAGAGAGAAGGTAGCCCTTTAGATATAAGAGGTTTGGTTACGCTTGGTACTCCTTGGGAAGGAGCTCCTGGTGCAGCTATTACTAAAAGCAGCATACAATCATTTTTGAATAAAAAGCCAGTTACTTATCTATTTGAGGGGGTTAATCACGTACATCCTATTGATGAAGCGTTTAGTATTAATGCCATAAGTAATGTGTTTGACCGCTATTTCCCAACGCACGATCCAGGTGTACGGGATATGGTACCCAAGAGTGAGTTTTTACAAACTACGGCAGCTAGCTTATTTAATAATGATATTCCTATATTAAGTGTGGCAGGTGTTAATGCTGAAGCAAAAAGTTTCTTTTATTATGATGCAGGAAATGCAAATTATATGCGGTATATACAGAAGATACCACCAATAGTTTTTAACAGTTTATATGCACGCATTTTAGCAGGTGGTTGGTACTCAAAACATGATATGCTAGTGCCACTTGATAGTCAATTGGCAAAAAATATTTCTAAAAGCAATACTTTTGAAACTTATACTGTAAAGGGAGCTATACATGATCTTTTACCAGGCATGAAAATACCACCAGATAAAGTAATTTATAACCATATAGAGACCATACGGTGTATAGTAGAATTTACTAAGCACAATTGTGCGTTTGGAGTCATTTAA
- a CDS encoding DUF2461 domain-containing protein encodes MEANKAVYQESRHTLLQVTEQLIQGIGKFDHDIALLTPANCIFRINRDIRFTKDKSPYKSNMGAYFAKGGKTGGYAGYYLHLQPNNQSFIAGGMYEPSAEALKKIRQEIDYNGDKLELIVEDKRFKELFGKLQGESLQRPPKGYNADHPHIDWLKLKTFIAVHPVTDVIVANQDFIDYTLKLFEALVPLNQFLNAALDDLE; translated from the coding sequence ATGGAGGCAAACAAAGCTGTTTACCAAGAATCACGCCATACACTACTACAGGTAACCGAGCAGCTTATACAAGGGATAGGGAAGTTTGATCACGACATAGCCTTGCTAACACCTGCTAATTGTATCTTCCGTATTAACCGTGATATTCGCTTTACCAAAGATAAAAGTCCTTATAAAAGTAATATGGGTGCTTATTTTGCCAAAGGTGGCAAAACAGGTGGATACGCAGGTTATTATTTACATCTCCAGCCAAACAATCAATCTTTTATAGCTGGGGGTATGTACGAGCCCAGCGCAGAAGCCTTAAAAAAGATAAGGCAAGAGATAGATTATAATGGAGATAAGCTAGAACTTATTGTAGAAGATAAGAGATTCAAAGAATTATTTGGGAAGCTGCAAGGAGAAAGTTTACAACGACCTCCGAAAGGTTATAATGCAGACCATCCGCATATTGACTGGCTAAAATTAAAAACTTTTATAGCTGTACATCCTGTTACAGATGTAATAGTAGCTAACCAAGATTTTATAGACTATACATTAAAGCTTTTTGAAGCTTTAGTACCACTTAATCAATTTTTAAATGCAGCATTAGATGATTTAGAATAA
- a CDS encoding glycine--tRNA ligase has translation MSDTHSSSLLAIVSHAKEYGFIYPSSEIYEGLQAVYDYGPYGAALKRNVQNLWWQSMTQLHSNIVGMDAAILMHPRTWKASGHVDSFEDLMVDNKDSKKRYRIDVLIENHAAELSAQGEKTRAQELLEKLQALLQAEELAGLHTLLLQEKIVCPISRTANWTEVHRFNLMFATKVGAQEENADTIYLRPETAQGIFVNFLNVQKTARMKVPFGIAQIGKAFRNEIVARQFIFRMREFEQMEMQFFIQPGSEEKWFNYWQQARWQWHIALGLTEEKLRIKPHAQLAHYAKAAVDIEYQFPFGYKEIEGIHARSDFDLKNHEVASRKKLQYFDPELNQNYLPHVIETSLGSDRLILMLLCEAFTEETITEEESAKTRTYLKLHPALAPIKAAIFPLVKKDNLPQKAQEIFKSLKYDFPLIYEENQSIGKRYARQDLIGTPYCITIDHQTLEDDTVTLRERDSMQQERVHVNILRDFLLEKVSFKSILAKLPTIDSVLI, from the coding sequence ATGTCGGATACTCACTCTAGCAGCTTGCTAGCTATTGTTTCACATGCCAAAGAGTATGGATTTATCTACCCTTCTAGTGAAATATACGAAGGGTTACAGGCTGTTTACGACTATGGTCCTTATGGAGCAGCGCTCAAGCGTAATGTGCAAAATCTATGGTGGCAAAGTATGACCCAATTACATAGTAATATAGTGGGTATGGATGCTGCTATTCTCATGCATCCACGTACTTGGAAAGCCTCCGGGCATGTAGATAGCTTTGAAGATCTAATGGTAGATAATAAAGATTCCAAAAAAAGGTATCGCATAGATGTGTTGATAGAAAACCATGCGGCTGAACTATCAGCCCAAGGTGAAAAAACAAGAGCACAAGAACTGTTAGAAAAGTTACAAGCATTATTACAAGCAGAAGAATTAGCAGGCTTGCACACGCTCTTACTACAAGAAAAGATTGTATGTCCTATATCACGTACTGCTAACTGGACAGAAGTACACAGATTTAATTTAATGTTTGCTACCAAAGTAGGAGCACAAGAAGAAAATGCTGATACTATTTATTTAAGGCCAGAAACAGCACAAGGCATTTTTGTCAACTTTCTAAATGTACAAAAAACAGCTCGGATGAAAGTGCCCTTTGGCATTGCACAAATAGGTAAAGCTTTTAGAAATGAAATTGTAGCCAGACAATTTATATTCCGTATGCGTGAGTTTGAGCAGATGGAAATGCAGTTCTTTATACAGCCAGGCAGTGAAGAAAAGTGGTTTAATTATTGGCAACAAGCACGTTGGCAATGGCATATAGCACTTGGATTAACTGAAGAGAAACTAAGAATCAAGCCGCATGCTCAATTAGCTCACTACGCTAAAGCGGCCGTAGATATTGAGTACCAATTCCCTTTTGGATATAAAGAGATAGAAGGCATTCATGCACGATCAGACTTTGATTTAAAAAATCATGAAGTAGCATCCAGAAAAAAACTACAATATTTTGATCCTGAACTCAATCAAAATTACCTACCTCATGTAATAGAAACTTCTTTAGGAAGTGACCGTCTTATTTTAATGTTACTATGTGAGGCTTTTACCGAGGAAACGATCACGGAAGAAGAAAGTGCTAAAACGCGTACTTACTTAAAGTTGCATCCTGCTTTAGCACCTATTAAAGCAGCTATTTTCCCTTTAGTTAAGAAAGATAATCTTCCTCAAAAAGCACAGGAAATTTTTAAGTCATTAAAATATGATTTCCCGCTTATTTATGAAGAAAATCAGTCTATTGGTAAACGATATGCTAGGCAAGATTTAATAGGTACCCCCTATTGTATTACCATAGACCATCAAACCTTAGAAGACGATACGGTAACGCTACGCGAACGAGATAGTATGCAACAAGAGAGAGTACATGTAAATATATTGCGTGATTTTCTCTTGGAAAAAGTAAGCTTTAAATCGATATTAGCAAAATTACCAACGATTGATTCAGTATTAATTTAA